From a single Myotis daubentonii chromosome 5, mMyoDau2.1, whole genome shotgun sequence genomic region:
- the LOC132234126 gene encoding olfactory receptor 7A17-like has translation MGPENDTLISEFLLLGFSEEPALQPLIFGLFFSMYLITVVGNLLIILAVSSDSHLHTPMYFFLSNLSLVDICFTSTTIPKMLWNIQTQSKVITYAGCITQLYFFLLFGGLEDFLLAVMAYDRYVAICHPLHYMVIMNPRLCGLLVLMSWIMGVLNSLAQSLIVLPLSFCTDLEIPHYFCDLREVVQLACSDTFLNNMVIYFVAVVLAGGPLAGIIYSYSKIVSSIRAIPSAQGTYKAFSTCASHLSVVSLFYGTSIGVYLSSAATHSSHSSAAASVMFTVVTPMLNPFIYSLRNRDIKRALKRFFVMAGTKGTIISR, from the coding sequence ATGGGACCTGAGAATGATACTcttatttcagaatttcttcttctgggaTTTTCAGAGGAACCAGCACTgcagcccctcatatttgggcttttctTCTCCATGTATCTGATCACTGTGGTtggaaacctgctcatcatcctggccgtcagctcagactcccacctccacacacccatgtacttcttcctgtccaacctgtccttggtagacatctgtttcacctccaccaccataccaaagatgctgtggaacatccagacacaaagcAAAGTCATCACCTATGCAGGCTGCATCACACAGTTGtattttttcttactctttgGAGGACTGGAAGACTTCCTTCTAGCCGTGATGGCCTATGACAggtatgtggccatctgccaccccctgcactatatggtcatcatgaacccccggctctgtggactgctggttctgATGTCCTGGATTATGGGTGTCCTGAATTCCTTGGCACAAAGTTTGATAGTGTTGCCATTGTCCTTCTGTACAGACTTGGAAATCCCACACTATTTTTGTGATCTCAGAGAAGTGGTTCAACTTGCCTGTTCTGACACCTTTCTTAATAACATGGTGATTTATTTTGTAGCTGTGGTATTGGCTGGTGGTCCCCTGGCTGGTATCATTTACTCTTACTCAAAGATAGTGTCCTCCATACGTGCAATCCCATCAGCTCAGGGGACGTATAAGGCATTTTCTACATGTGCGTCTCACCTCTCggttgtctccttattttatggaACAAGCATAGGAGTgtatctcagctctgctgctaccCACAGCTCACACTCAAGTGCAGCAGCCTCAGTGATGTTCACCGTGGTCACACCCATGCtaaaccccttcatctacagtctcAGGAACAGGGACATAAAGAGGGCCCTGAAGAGATTCTTTGTGATGGCAGGTACAAAGGGGACAATCATCTCGAGGTAA